A stretch of DNA from Flavobacteriaceae bacterium MAR_2009_75:
CACCTAACCACAATACGCCTCCCCCGAAGTCGGTATGATTTTCGAAAATGTCATCGACCTTTAGTGCAAGAACATCTGCAATCACTACTTTTTTGACCAAGCCCCAAAGAATCAGTCGCAAGCCTTGCATGCCCTGTTCATAATTGAACTTTCTTCTACCAAGTATTTGAGGCAAAAGATTTGACGCCCTTTCTATAGGCCCCGCAACCAATTGAGGAAAGAATGAAACGAAGGCGGCAAAAGATATGAAATCAGTAGTCGATCTTAAGTTCTTTCTATAAATATCAATGGTATATGACATCGTTTGAAATGTATAGAACGATATACCTACTGGCAATATAATGTTCAACGACCACGAACTTTGCATATCGTAACCCAATTGAGCGAATGAAGTGAGTAAGGAATCAACAAAGAAATTGTAGTACTTAAAGAAACCTAGAATGCCAATGTTAAAAGTGATACTCGCCCAAAGCAATAGTTTTCTGCGTTCATTTTTTTGGGATTTCTGAACTGCTATGCCAACAAAATAGTCGACGATAGTAGATAGTATGATCAGTGAAAGAAAACGATAATCCCACCAGCCATAGAAAATATAAGAGCTACAAAGAAGAAATAGATTTTGTTGCTTTAGGTTCTTATTGAATACAAACCAGTAGAGGCCGAAAACAAATACTAAAAAAATAGCAAATTCGAAAGAATTGAATATCAAGCCTAGTTCTTTAAAGATTTAAAAATAGACTAAATACTATAATAACAAAATATTTAAAGACCTACCTTAAAATTTTGAGGTAGGTCTTTTATATCTACAAATTTGTCTGTTATAATCTTTTTTAAATCACACCTTGTGCCAACATAGCATCGGCGACCTTGACAAAACCTGCAATGTTCGCCCCTTTCACATAGTTGCAATACCCATCTTCCTCTTTGCCGTATTCGATACATGACTCATGAATGTCTTCCATAATATCTTTTAACCTTTCATCTACTTCCTCTCGTGTCCAGCTAATACGCAGCGAGTTTTGCGACATCTCTAGGCCTGATGTTGCAACCCCACCGGCATTTGAGGCTTTTCCGGGGGCGAATAGAATTTTTGCTTTGTGAAAAGCATGAACGGCATCAGCTGTGCAAGGCATATTTGCGCCTTCTGCCACACCGATACAACCGTTGCTTAATAAGTTTTCAGCATCTTTTTCATCTAGCTCGTTCTGGGTAGCACACGGCAAAGCGATATCGCATTTGACCTCCCAAGGAGTTTTTCCCTCGTGATATTCGGCAGAAGAATACTTTTCGGTATATTCAGAAATTCTTCCGCGTTGGTTATTCTTTAAATCCATTACAAACGCTAATTTTTCTTCATCAATACCTTCTTTATCGTAGATGTATCCTCCGGAATCAGAAAGCGTAACGATTTTTCCACCCAACTGAAGAACTTTTTCAGAGGCATATTGTGCAACGTTACCTGAGCCTGATACCACAACAGTCTTTCCTTCAAAGTCTTCACCTTTGGTTTTTAACATACTTTGGGCAAAATAAACGGTGCCATAACCCGTGGCTTCAGGTCTTATTTTAGATCCGCCCCATGAAAGTCCTTTACCGGTAAGAACCCCTGTAAACTCATTTCTGATTTTCTTGTACATACCGAAAAGAAAACCAATTTCTCGTGCGCCAACACCTATATCACCGGCAGGCACATCTGTGTTAGGGCCGATATGACGACATAGCTCAGTCATAAATGAATGACAGAATCTCATGACCTCATCGTCAGATTTACCTTTGGGGTCAAAATCAGAACCTCCTTTACCCCCACCCATAGGAAGCGTCGTAAGGCTGTTTTTAAAAACTTGCTCAAAGGCCAAAAACTTTAAAATACTTGCATTCACCGAAGGATGAAATCTCAAACCGCCCTTATAAGGGCCAATAGCCGAATTCATCTGAATTCTATACCCACGGTTTACATGAATTTCTCCGTCATCATCTACCCAGGCTACCCTGAACGAAATCAAACGCTCAGGCTCGACCATTCGCAACAGTATGTTCTTACCATTATATATTTTATGTTTGGCAATGTATGGCAGTACAGTTTCCGCCACCTCTTGTACCGCTTGAATGAATTCTGGCTCATGACCATTTCTGGACTTAACTTCATCCATAAATGCTTTAATCTTTGCTTCCATATCAGTTTAAAAGATATTTAATTACACTGCCCAAAAATAAGGGTAAATTATTTAATTTTAAATATATCAACCTTATTATGTTATTTTCATAATCAAATGGGTTGATTTTTAAAAATTCAATAAACGCGCTATCCTATTGCTTGTTCAAGATCTGCAATAAGGTCAACTTCATCTTCAATGCCCACACTCAATCGGATCAAGGCATCAACCACTCCACTTTTTTCACGTTCTTCTTTGGGTATACTGGCATGGGTCATACTCGCCGGGTGGCCCGCCAAACTCTCTACACCGCCCAATGATTCGGCCAGAGTAAATACTTTCAATCTTTCGACTATTTTAATGGCCTCTTCATAGCTGTTACCCTTGGTCACAAAAGAAATCATTCCGCCGAAGGCCTTCATTTGAATTTTTGCTATATCATGGTTAGGGTGGTCTTCAAAACCAGGCCAATACACTTTCTCGATTTTATTATGCGAGGACAAATACCTAGCGATTGCCTCGCCATTCTCACAATGTCTTTGAATACGTACATGTAAAGTTTTTATTCCTCTGAGAACCAAAAAACTATCCATAGGTCCTAAAACCGCTCCACTGGCATTTTGAATGAAGTAAAGTTTATCGGCCAAACCTTTATCCTTTACCACTAATGCACCTGCTACAACATCGCTATGGCCTCCTAAATATTTTGTTGCGGAATGCATGACCAAGTCAGCACCCAAATCTAAAGGGGTCTGCAGATAAGGTGTTGCAAAAGTATTGTCTACAGCTAGCAGAATATTATGTTTTTTAGCTATTTCAGCAACCGCTTTGATATCAATAATGTTCATCATCGGGTTGGTCGGGGTCTCTACCCAGATCAACTTCGTGTTCTCATTTATATAATCGGTAACGGCAGCGGCATCGCTCATACCTATAAAGTGAAATTTAATACCGTATTTCTCGAATATCTGTTTGAATAAACGGTAACTACCACCGTACAAATCATTGGTAGAAACCACCTCATCGCCAGGGTTCAGTAATTTTATTACCGCATCCATAGCTGCGAGTCCGCTCGCGAAAGCTAAACCATAGTTTCCGTTTTCTATACTTGCAAGAGAATTTTCAAGTGCAGTTCGCGTAGGGTTACCACTACGGGAATACTCAAACCCTTGATGACCACCGGGCGTAGTTTGAGCATAGGTAGAGGTTTGATATATGGGTGGCATAACCGCCCCATAAGCCTTATCAGGTTGTTGCCCCCCATGTATTGCCTTACTGTTGAATTTTAACTTTTTTTCCTCCATTTCATGTAATTTATCCTACAAATGTATCGTTATCTTTGCTAGCACACAACGCTACTATTAGTAAGCCAATTTCCACATCTCATATGAAAACCCAAATCAGCATCTTTTTTGTGCTACTTTTCTTGGTGAGTTGCCAAGATGAAAAAAACTTGTCGTTCGAAACTTTAAGCCTAGATGAAACTAGATGTTCTGAGTGCCCAGAGGTTGTTATCGATATTCCAAAAGCAAAGGGAAAATCTAAAATTGATAAGACCATCAATACCGCATTGCAAGAAGAAATTATCGAAATTTTAAATTTTGATGATGAGGTAGATGCTACCACCATTAAGGATGCCGTTAAATCGTTCAGTGAAGGTTTCTGGGAAATAAAGAAGCTATACCCAGAAGAAGCTACAGTTTGGGAAGCGCAAATAGAAGGTAAAGTTTCTTACGAAGATGAGCAATTGCTGACCATTGAGTTAAATTCTTTTCTCTTTACCGGAGGTGCACATGGTTATGGCTCAAGAAGGTTTTTAAATTTCGATAAGGCAAAAGGGACAGAATTAGAAAATTGGCAACTTTTTAAAGACCGTAAAGATTTCGAGGCCTTCGCCGAAATTCAATTTCGAACACAAGAAGACATTCCCTTAGAAAAACCCATAAACAGTACAGGATTTATGTTCGAGAGCGATTCTTTTTATTTACCCGAAAATATAGGCTTCACAGAAGAAGGCGTTAAACTACTCTACAACCCCTACGAAGTGGCATCGTATGCCGATGGCCCCATCGAAATTACGTTACCTTACAAAGATGTAAAACCTTTCTTGGTCAAAAAGATGACGCGTCTGTAATTAGCCGACCACCT
This window harbors:
- a CDS encoding glutamate dehydrogenase (NADP+), with the protein product MEAKIKAFMDEVKSRNGHEPEFIQAVQEVAETVLPYIAKHKIYNGKNILLRMVEPERLISFRVAWVDDDGEIHVNRGYRIQMNSAIGPYKGGLRFHPSVNASILKFLAFEQVFKNSLTTLPMGGGKGGSDFDPKGKSDDEVMRFCHSFMTELCRHIGPNTDVPAGDIGVGAREIGFLFGMYKKIRNEFTGVLTGKGLSWGGSKIRPEATGYGTVYFAQSMLKTKGEDFEGKTVVVSGSGNVAQYASEKVLQLGGKIVTLSDSGGYIYDKEGIDEEKLAFVMDLKNNQRGRISEYTEKYSSAEYHEGKTPWEVKCDIALPCATQNELDEKDAENLLSNGCIGVAEGANMPCTADAVHAFHKAKILFAPGKASNAGGVATSGLEMSQNSLRISWTREEVDERLKDIMEDIHESCIEYGKEEDGYCNYVKGANIAGFVKVADAMLAQGVI
- a CDS encoding cystathionine gamma-lyase, with the protein product MEEKKLKFNSKAIHGGQQPDKAYGAVMPPIYQTSTYAQTTPGGHQGFEYSRSGNPTRTALENSLASIENGNYGLAFASGLAAMDAVIKLLNPGDEVVSTNDLYGGSYRLFKQIFEKYGIKFHFIGMSDAAAVTDYINENTKLIWVETPTNPMMNIIDIKAVAEIAKKHNILLAVDNTFATPYLQTPLDLGADLVMHSATKYLGGHSDVVAGALVVKDKGLADKLYFIQNASGAVLGPMDSFLVLRGIKTLHVRIQRHCENGEAIARYLSSHNKIEKVYWPGFEDHPNHDIAKIQMKAFGGMISFVTKGNSYEEAIKIVERLKVFTLAESLGGVESLAGHPASMTHASIPKEEREKSGVVDALIRLSVGIEDEVDLIADLEQAIG